Genomic window (Primulina eburnea isolate SZY01 chromosome 8, ASM2296580v1, whole genome shotgun sequence):
AATTATAATTTGTAAACTAATTGTAATAAAATTGGGAAACCATCCGCCATTAATATGAGTGAGCACTCGCAATCATGGAGATAAATTATTAAATGGCCATTAAGAGTGGGACTTTACACATAGCTGGGCAATTCCGTGCTATGTGCATTCACAGTCATTAGAGAAATGTACATTGTATAATCTCATCAACCAGATATCACCTTGTTCTTGTTaatcaaatttaatattattttttaagaattatatattttttactaataaataaaatatctaaTCCGCATATGAGGTCTTGAGTTAATGTTGATTTCCGAGACTTGTTGATTTCAAGTTTGAGTTTCTTTGATAGTGGTtagttttttaatttatttagataGATTTAGttgtttttttgtattttttttgttCGAGATAAAAAAATCTCGGGTCCATTATCGAGTCCCGTCAACAGTGCGAACAATTATATTATTACTTTATAATATGAAACATTATGATATTTGCattcttaaaaattttaattaattaattaattaattaatcagttTTAACATTTGCTACGTCTGCGTCCAGGTCCGCGCAGGGACGTacaatttgtttttattttccaatttaatatttttgatgCTGGTACGATAAGGTAGATTGGGCATGGTAGGTCACATTGACATTGACAGAGATTCCACACGTACGTATGTGAGACGCAAAATTTTAATGAATCGAGcacaataaattaaattttatccgtacaatgaagaaataaaaatcAACGTAGTAATCAAGTTGGTGTTCGTAGGAAATCTAATTAATTGAGacttaaaaattaattatttccgTTCAAAATATATTGGCGAAAacaatttttacttttttttatctCGAAAAAATTCGTAAAGTTTGGAAATTATTATTTGGAGATTAGATTCCAAAATATCCCTAAAAGAGTTTGTGTTTTGTCTGTATGATACATCAAATCAAAAAAATAAGGAAACTTCTCTAGAATTAAAACAAAACTTGAAAATTTATTGGAAgccttttttaaaaattattaattgtgTCCATCACAGTCTTCCAATTCTaactttttttcaaaaaaaaaattcgaattgtataaaaaaaattattagttaAAAGACTTCtccatatatatattataatatatatatatacacaaaaaaAACTTTCGTGTCTCGGTCTGTCAATTTTGTAAGACGATATTCTATTTAGATCacctataaaatattattatatttatatcaaaaaatattatttttgtaaacaTGAACAAAATTGACATATCTCTTAAATAAATATACATGAAATCGTTTTATAaaatacttatatatatatatatatatatatatatatatatgtatgtgtgtcgTCCAGATTCATTTATTTTATGGGCACACGGGATTTAATATAGAGATATTTGGTATCCAAAAAGCTGGCAATATCAAGATCACAGCTATGTATAcgtacaaataaatatattgatATGACGTGGGATGTCGTGCATGATTTGTTTATTCGTTGATCattgaaataattatatatattccaAAAATAAGAAATATTCTTTGAAAATAAGTGGTCATTAAGTAAATTTAATAATGAATATTACCGTTTTTATTTGATTAATGTAATATATTTGATTTAAGATATTTAGAGTAACCAAtttcatttaaatttataaaatattctatttttatttaataaaaattattataaaaataaaattgattatAATTATCACTATCATATtccattttaataaaatatttctttaatttttatccaatttttatttttaaaataattatatcattcctaatataaaaaaaaacattaaactaaaaataaaaaaatttgacacaaaatatcacatatatatgtatgcaaGACGCATGGAAAATCGCTGGTATTTTGAAGATTCAGATACGGTGGGGCATGTAGTCCATGGGGGACAGGATCTTATCCTAATATATTGTCCTAAACAAGTACTATATCATCTAGTCGACAACACGAAAgcacaatcaatatcattaaagaaaaaaataagagGTATTGCATTTTATTGGAAAATAGAATAAAGGTAAACATATCTTGTCTTAAAGAGACAAATTGGGAGGGAAACAAGGCTAAAGAATTAGGAGAGTGTTTCAAATTTTTCTATTGATCAAGAACATATAAAACTAGAAATTGAGGGGGGATAGTGCTGGATAAAGTTTTTAGGAATGCAGTTGTCGCAGTTATGAGGTTTGGAGAAAGGATTGAGTATAATTTTAGCCTTAGAACCAAATATCGTTCATATCATTAATGTGTATGCACTACAAGTTGGATTAAATTATGAAACTAAGAAAGATTTTTGGGGCTCTCTAAGAGATGTAGTTATTAGACTCCCCGAGAAAAAAAGATCATCTTAGGCGGATATTTAAATGGCAATGTAGATAATGATATAGTTGGGTATGAGAGGGTCTATAGAGGTCAAGGCTTTATGGTTCAAAATAACACATGAGTTTCTATTCTAGATCTTGCCTTAGCTAGTGATATTGGGGTAATAAACACTTTCTATAAGAAGATGAAGATTATGGATGAGAAGTCCCCGAGTGTGAAATTTTGTGCTCTTTGAATCTATTAGATAAAATACTGATGACATTATATACATATGATATAAACCATATTATTAAAGCAGAGTTGATGAAATGGTGAATGACACTGAGAGATTTATGTGATAGAAAGATGTGTGTGAGATCGAAAAAAAATGTTACAAGGCTAACGTTCGACCAGCTATGTTTATGGCTCGAAGTACTGGACAACTGCATGACTGCATATGCTTGAGAAAGAACATAGAGATGCGTTTATTAAGATGGATATGTGGTAAAATTCACATTGCTATAATGAGAAATGAAATGATTATAAACTATTTAGATATAACCCCATAGAAGATAAAATTCGAGAGAGACTTCTAACATGATTTAGTAAAATTAAAAGGAGACCAAACATGGTCACAAATCTGACAAATCTTATATTGATAGGTTAATGAAAGAAGTAGAAGGATGGATaagttattaaaaaaattgataaaagcggttaaaaatgatatcttatttaaaatattacgtgtgaaaaaattgtttaatttaGAAAATCAGTATCCATATAACATCCAATAATAGTCCAGAAAGTATGAATCTGGCTCAGTTTTGTACCTGGTTGGGGTTGGTCAACTCTTTACTTCTTGAGCAACAAAAGAACAATCGGCCATCCCTCGCGGCTCACACTCACGTTTGTTCCATTTTAGATCTAGTTTTGAGATGTCTTATTTATGGAACTCACAATAAATTTTCGTAGATACAATATTGTCGAGAAATTTACCAGAGCTTCATATTTCCTCGAGAATTTGAGAGTCAGTCGTGGAAGACAGTCGGCGACATTTCAATGGTCTGAATCCCCAATGTCCGAGATGCTAACCATTCACTTATTGGACTATCATACGCAAAAGTCCATCTTGTTGGACATCTACTACTAGACGTAGACGTTCATttaccatttttttttaaaaaaaaatagattaatATATTTTGTAATTAGCTAATTTATGGTGTAATTGAATAAAATCCACATTCCTTAATAGTTATTTTATCCCTCACTCCTTCGTATTAAATGCTTGTGCATTGATTGATCGTTATTTTAATGTATTGTCAGTCAAATATAAGTGATTCTGTTTATTTTTCTTAGGGTAAATAAATATAGCATGGTTCGTAATGAATTCGATCCAAATATAAAACGGAAAATGTCACCATAGTGGGTCGGTTGTTCACGAATTTATGGTTCGACGACAAAAATGTGTCGATTTAAGCTTTTAGTATGCGTCAGGATAATGTCTtctattaaattaaattattcaatataaccAAATGTCGTCGCATAAATCTTTGTTGATCTTAAATTGATTAAAAAGCGACATACACAAAAGTCTGGAAATCGTTAACAAAATCCACAAAATGTTTatctcgtcatattattggaggatcaattttaattttttaaattgaatgggaaattttaattttttaatttttttttatatacgtACAAAAAGTGGTAGGGGACACAAATGTTTCAAGCCACACACGTTATGCACTCCACCGCGTACATTGCATCTCATTGCTAAATTGAAACCTGCACGTTACTTTTTATATTACTATATTtcgtttatataaaaaaaattcgcatGTAATTTTGATAAGAAAAATAAGGAATTTATCTTTCTAAATTAAGTTAATCTATCATTTCAATAAAATAATGTTCCaccaaaaaaaaacaaacattgcaagaacttgtgtgagacggtcttatgggccgtattttgtgatacgaaTATCtaatttgggtcattcatgaaaaagtattactttttattgtgaatatcggtaggatttaTCGGTCTCACAGATAAGAATTCATGAAACtctctcacaaaagacctactcagaaaaaaaaacattatatattatttatttctaCCTATGATGCGAGTCTTACGCCTGGCGATATTTCGCCTCAAAATGAGCCTAGGCAGGGTTAATTTGATCCTATCAAAATAATGActaattaatttttgcttgcTCGTAGTTTTAATTAGCTTTATTAATTGTATTTCAACACGATTTTTTTCCAATAGATCAAacataaaaatgtatatataaCTTAATTTCTATGATTTTGAGTTATTAATGAGTAATTACATATGttgtattaattttttaattaatatttaagttCACTAAAAACAAACAAGAATACAAAAAGTTTTATGCTTACATGTTACGTATACAAGCATTTATTAAGCTtactttaaatgtttattttttaaaatcatatgTTAGTTGTTAGGGCAATTtatattgacaaaaacttgtgtgatacagtatcacaggtcgtattttgtgactcttttttggatcatccatgaaaaaatattactttttatgttaagagtattactttttattgtaaatattggtagagttgactcgtctcacagataaatattcgtgagaccgtctcacaaaagacatacgtACACTCATTTATATATTTACATTCAAGATTCCTAAATTGTTTATTATTATAGCAATGGCAAAAGGTTTACGCAAAGTAATTAATTATCGTAATCAAAATTATCAATGTAAAAAAGGCAGCTCAATTTAGTGTTTTTTATGGTAGGAATGGaacatattattaaaaaaaaaacttgggtCTTAATCAAGCTAACACCTTTTTCTTTCCCATATTATTAAACTATAATCCacgtaatatttttaattatggcGTAATATTCGAGGGTCCTAAGTAAATTTGGCTTTGAGAATACATGTTCTTCGTTAAAGAGAGAACTGAGAAGGGATTCCCACGTCTataaagtaattaaattaaaatttaaatcttaaaacctatttttatatattgtagaATATTTTTAGTTAAATATCTGTATTTATAGCTAGTTATGTTCTTCATGTAATTGTTGGAGAGAATAATACTATGCTAACCACAAAAAAGTtgataaataaacataaattgaCCTCAAGTAATagctaaatatatatatatatatatatatatatatatatatatatatatatatatatatatatatatatatatatatatatatatatatatatatatatatatagcaagtGATCCGTCTCCATTAAAATATGATGTATAAAGAAAAATTGGTGATCTCAAGATGTCTTCTTACTTTTGTCTGTGGGTTTGCTAGTCAAGATTACAAAAGATTATGAGTAAATCTCTAGACAATTTAAACAAATAAAGCTTTTTGTAGCAGAAGAAACCCACCAAAAGAAAAAGCTTCTacctaaattattttttaaaacaaaaaatattattattaggaTAGAGGGTTTGTGGCTaaccaaaaattataatttaatataatagaacaaataaaaaatttaaaatagtcCAAACCCCATTTTTCGTCGGTCTAGTAGCAGCATCCATTGTTGCTCCACGAAAACTCTACCCAATAATTTTACCAATTTATAATTAATGAGAATCGAACTCTAATATAAATCACCAGATCCAATAAAATTATAGTTAATGATAACGATATAACTTTAATATTTTGAATCTTACATATAATTGTCTTAACATCACATTTCGacttatgacaaaaacttgtgtgagacggtctcacgggtcatatttgtgagacgaatctcttatttgggtcatctatgaaatattattaatttttatgctaagaatattattttttattgttaatatcggtagagttgacatgtctaacagataaagattcgtgagaccgtctcacaagagacctacccTCTGCTTATTTGACGAATAATTATTGATGCTCAGCATATATTTTAGTAGTTCAAACTAATGTATTTGAATTACATAAAACTAAATAGTATTGGACTAGAATTTAATACAGATAGGAAACGGCTCGCGCATTGAGAAATGAAATGGTTTACTTAGAAGCAATTGGAGTTTTGCTATGATTGAATCTTtgctttatttaaaatttacctTTGACATGATCACTGTAAGCACTTTTAGCTTTCACTTTTAATAAGCCTTAAGTAATGATGATTAATAAGTGATTAGAGAAAATCGGTTTTCGCCTTTCGATAAGAGACATCCAAAATACTACAAAAAGAAAGGACAAATTAAAGAATTAACGATATTTATTACGTCACCCGCCAAAGTTAACATTTTGTAATTAAAActtgtatgttgatgataacTTATTATTGTCGGATTGAATGAACTCTTTTTCATACTTCACATGCATGTCTCATATATTCACACTTgtttgtatatgtatatatgtttaaaaaattagtgaaaaagCAAGTTTTACCGATAAAATTCTcattttattcttgtttaatgtgcgatttaatataatatagaatcttatatataaataaataaatgatcaAGACTTATATTTCAAAAGAACAAGGCTACATATAGAAATGAACGTAATAAACATTTTTACGCCACAAATATAGTTATAAGATACgtgaatatatataattaatatggtttgttaatttaattaaatttcggaATGGCCCCACAAGGCACAGTGATGGATTAGGGGGGAAGTCACAATCTTGTCGGGTTCAGGTGAATTTTAAAATTCAGAGAGcagaaggtttttttttttttttttttttttttttaattttaaatttgacCTCATAACGATAAAATTAAAACTACACACTTTACTGTTGGTAAACAATATCTATTGtcgaaaatgattttttttttcattttaaatttatgttgatcaaaatgaaatttaattaaattgatcgATCGATCGATCAATTCGATGATATCTATTCATATATCAAACCTTAAATTAAAAGttctcaaataaaatatcaattttacatAAAGTTCATCTAGGACATCGACCAAGTTCGAATATTTTGGTTAACATTGTTAATTGATTAATGTAGATCAAGAAAAGATTTAGATATATTTATGACACTTCTTCCACATTTATTTACAAAAGACATTAATTTGTTAAAACAATCATGATTTCTGCATACATTATTATGTGCTTTAAATCAAgataaaaacttgtatgagacggtcttacggatcgtattttgtgagacagatatcttatttagatcattcatgaaaaaatattacttttttatgttaagagtattattttttattgtggatcggtagggttgactcgtcttacAAGTAAATTTAGCTATGAGATTAATCGTTTTTGTAACATTAGCATATAGTAAATTAAATTGAATTGAATATCCTACCTAATTATTTGTTAATCAATGtcctaaaaatattatattgtaaGGACACTACTAATTAACAACCTATATGGGTCTCTCTATATTTAATACTAGGAACAATCAGTGGTCctgtcaattttattttttaaaaaggtaCAACACATCATGCAACAACGCGTACTTACCCCTACACCCCCTCTACATCGTGATTAAAAACAATTTAACTTACCAAATAGAGTAAAAAAAATCATCGATAGAGCAAGGATCTAAATTTAGAAGGGAAGGATTAAAAAGTATTTtagatatatataaaaaaggCATCAGttgaaaattaatatatgtTTCATACATTTGGATTCTTTTTATAAAGACGTTATCGACTAATAATGCATGACCCATCCAATATTATGATGCTGCTATGATTCTTGACGAGACGCATATGCACTATAAGATCAAGTCAGTGATATCTGAACTAGATGTTATATGAAATTCGATAATTAATCAATTGTATGTTAACATGAACGCTTATCGATCGATCTTaaatattgtatatatatattcactctctatatatataaatatatatatatattaagagAAGCTATTAAATGTGTCTTTCAAAGCAAGAGCATAGTTGTGTGAAATTTTGCTTACAAGGGAAGTAAAAAATTAAGGAATTTTATTataagtttttaaaattttgtttggTGTTTCCTAGCAAATTTTGTTACAGAGAGTTGTGGGTACgtacatgatttttttttttttttatagatatgaTTCCATTTCTTAGTTCATGCAAATAAATACACTTTTTTTTTGGGACTGTTCGGTTGGGCATTAATTTATCACATTTATTTTTGGTCCAGTGCATTTATTTTGTTTGAGCAAAAATATCTTTTAGatctatatataaaatattaaaatgtaCATTTGATGAAATCATAATATCTTTTTTAACAAATTTACTTCTATTTGATATTGCTTCAGAAGCGGttaaaaagatatttgaaaagaaaataaaatctgGAACACAAATATTCAAAGATATTTGAAAGTTCTAttgcaattttttttgtttaaacgACTAAAAATAGACTTAAGTTCATTAAATTAATGTATACCACTGCTCAATCAAAATACGAGCACATGACAAATTCTTAAACGCAAGAATTTAGCAATAAATTGGTAGATCTATAAATGTCGCGCAAAGTTAGAACAAGGAAAACTTTTTTgtcataaattttaaatcctCGTTGAACTTGTAAGTTAATTGTTCAAGTCCAAAGCCTCAACACCCCTTGACCTCCTTGTCCATTTTAAATTTTCTATATGCATAACAACATTTCATCATAGTTCCCAACATGTCAATATCGAAGATAGTGATACACAAATGTCAGTCGTGCTCTTTGAAAGACTTGTTGGAAAACTGATAGCTCGTTTCATTTTTGTAATTGCAgcacaaattttataatttttatatatacataataAAGTTTATGCCatattgtatatttatttgtTGTCCGAATGTACAATCTAGCGAGGAGACAATGTATAGAATATGATGATTTTGAAGCGTATCTAATATAGGGACAACAATGCAAATATAGAAAAGTCgataaataaattaatgagaggtactaataataataatacaaatatatAACATAGTCAACTAGGGACATAGTTAACTACAGTAAAACCTCTAACTCACATTGTACCTGATAACAAAAACGACACAACAAAGACAAATCAACAAATCACGGCGCTAACGACCGTTAACCAGTGGACTAACGGCCGTCTCCTTGCACGGGCTAGGCGGCAGGCTACTCTTTCCCGACACCACTAGACGCTGCACCAACCCGCCGATTCTCTGACCGTTTGTCTCCGGCAGAAGCCGTTTCCCGCCGAAAGGGAGCGCCTCCACCCCTCTCTCCGCAAGAACCGCCTCCCCGACGCCGTTGGCCTGTCATAAGAGAACCCGTTTCTCGTTTTAGTTAGTACTTTTCGACTATGTCGTTGGGTAGTCGAGGGAGTGTATGTTTAGTAACGATTGAAGTACGTACCTGGATTCTGACGTAATCATTGGGATTCCAGCAGAAGGCGTGGCCGAGGATCTGATCGATGGTTTCGGAGACGCCGTCGAGGGCGATGCCGATGACTGCGCCGGTGGAGCAATCTCCACCGCGGGTGAGCTTCATTTTGGCGGGGCTGGTCAATGGGCCGTTGCCGATGGAGAGGACCAAGAGATCGTCGACGCCTGTCACTGATGGGAAGTCTCTCTTGTTATGTAAAACGTGAGTCACCGCGGCGGCGGTTGGGTTGTTCATCACGAGCCCACCGTCCACGGCGAGGCAGGAGGTCTTTCCGTCGATGGAGGAGAGCTTGAACGGCTTGAAAAACGAGGGAGTGGCGGAGGTGGCGCGAATGACTTTCCACAGCTCGAAGTCAAAACTCGCCGACTCCGTGGCGTCTGCTCGAGAGAAAACGAACGGCGCCGCGCTGTTGAGGTCGAAGCATGGCACAATCAGCGGTTTGCATGTGTCTTTCAAAGTCACAATCTTGCCATCATCTCTTCTGAATGCCTCTTTCAATACCTTATCCATGCTCTTCCCAGAAAACCTCGTCCGACGGCGGAAAATGCCACCGCCAGCGGCTCTGAACAGCTCCGCCTGATTCTCCTCAACAAACTTAGCGGCGCCTCTGGCAGAGAAAATAGGACGGCCAGCGCCATCGTCGGCGACCAGCATTGCGGCAACGAGAGCACCGATCCCAGTGCCAGCCACCATATCGAAAAAATCAGCGATTGCGGCAGTAGAATCTCCGGTTCTCGCTCGGATCTGGTCCTCCAGATGGACCAATGCAGCACAGCAGACAATGGCGGAGGTTCCGCCGCCGTCAATGCTCAAAACCCTCGTCTTCTTCCCTTCACAGTGGTACAACCACTTCTGCTCAAGCTTAGAAAAAATCTCCAACGTCACCTTGCTCAACTCCATATGATCAATACACAGCTACACCGACAAATTCAAAGAATCCCAACAAAATCGAAGCAGTATAGAATTTATCAACGATAATGTGGGTAAGTAGTTGATGAACTTTCGAAGATTAGCACGATAAAGATCAGTAGATTACAGAGCGAGCTATAGGTACAGCTAAAGCTACTGAGGATCTCTGGGGAACAAATCCGTGAAAAAGTGAAATATCACGCTTTACTACTGAAGAACTTTAATGGCGTAAGAATCACTAATGAGTATTTCTTccacaatacatatacatacacacacagCGAGTGTGTAAGTTCAAGAAATCGAAGACTGAAGAGTGATGAAATGTGGAAGTATGGCTGAAGGAAAATTAAGTGcagtgtctatatatatatatatatatatatatatatatatatatatataaacgatagaataaatatttatttattaatcaataaaaatatttaattgattttctcATGTTTTAGTATTTAAGAATGATGGGAGTGGAAGCACTCTAGCATTACGGTGTGGCGCGTTGTACTCAATATTTGCCTTTATAATTTtttccacttttttttttgttattcaaTTAATTATACGCGTTTTGACTGGTTTTTACAGCTTCAAAATTAACTACTGTAAATTTGCAAAactgataaatttgaaatattatatCGTTTGACATCTCTCGACAAGATATAATATCTGAAGATTATAACAAAATATAGAGATATTATagtgtataaataaatgtttataTTGATATCCACGGAAAGTAAGACGCGATTCGTTTTCATTTGTCGACTTGATAGTCGGAGAGATTTTGTTAACGGAAAGTAAGACGCGATTCGTTTTCATTTGTCGACTTGATAGTCGGAGAGATTTTGTTATTTCACTTTCTGATGATCAACTTTCATTAACATTTTACGACGACGACGAatgataaatttaagtaaaACTGACAAATATGCACAAACATTTAATGATAAGAAGTGTAAATAGTTCGCATATAGAATCAGTGAGTCGATATTTAGTGCGTggaaattttatttattgtgcTTCAGTGTTAGAATAAAGTAACACATTACAAAGGTATTAAATGAAGAACTATTTTGAATTTATAGAAATAAATATTAGGATGATGTTGTATAAATTGCATTAATATATTTGTGTACGATATTCAATTCCCAATTGTTAACTTATGTAAACAATTTTTGTTCTCTTGCAAGATTTAATCTCAAGCTATTTTTTAAGATATAATTTAATCATTCTTTCTTATTGTAATTGtgatatttatgaaatatttatcaatcatttgatttaacaaaagttcaactaaatttattatataattaatcttTTCTATTATATGTTCATTTCTAATTTGATATGCTTTATATTTGGTTTTCATATTTTCTAATTTTTAGAATATAGTATTTTCACTAAAAAAAACTTCAGAACCCAATAATATAGCTTAACCAAATTAAGGGCTTGCGAAAGTGTAAGGCCCTGCAACCACGGCCCAATTGAGAAATGTTGAACTTTAGAAATATTTGTCCTAATGTTACGAGAAATGAAAAGTAAATAATCTAATTTTATTACACTTATGTTTTTATAGctaataatgaaataatagatgTTGCTTGCTTACATATTAGTTacaaaaaagcaaaaatttgtgtgaaacggtctcacgcgttgtatttgtgagacgaatatcttatttgagttatcaatgaaaaagtattattttttatgctaagagtactactttttattgtgaatatgggtagggtttatccgtctcacatattaaaatccgtgagacggtctcacatgagaaccACTCTTACAAAATAtagaatgaatttcaaatgcctTTATTATGgggtaaatttgaaattcatcctAATTAatataaggcaaaaacttgtataagacgatctcacgggtcgtatttttgtgagacagatctcttatttgggacatccataaaaaattattaatttttatgctaagagtattactttttattatgaatataagTAGGGTTGACTCGATCTCACAagtaaagattcatgagatcgTATCACAAGAAACCCACTCTtaatataaaatcatatattaacATGGAAAGAGTGTATATGAAGTTTATGATATTACTTCTCTaaatctacaaaaaaaaaaaaaaaaatacatttgaatATATTTGAATCTCTCCAGGGGAGCTAGTTCATCTGTCGATTGAGTTGAATCAGAAACAGAAGCGGgacatttgcgacggttttctcaaaaaccgtcgctatatgacGACGGTTATAATAAACTGTCGCggtttttgcgacggtttttgtcaaaccgtcgctaaaaaattttttaaaattttttggggGGCCGTGGCCGCCATATTGCGACGGTTGTTGATAAAACCGTTGcggattttgcgacggtttccgtcataaccgtcgctaaattttttttttaaattttttgggggggCCGTCTTACATGGCAACAAATATCGTACATGTCAATTTATAAATAACGATTAGAATAAAGAGTAGGAAACTTCTTACATTGTAATAACATCACGAATCCTCGAACCATTAACGCGTTCCGAATCTAAGTTTGTGTTTTATGAGATGAACATCTCATGGAAAAGAAGACCTCGCCTGATAGAGAAGAGCTCGCAAATATAGCCCGAATGACTGCCTGGCTTTC
Coding sequences:
- the LOC140840173 gene encoding probable inactive patatin-like protein 9, which gives rise to MELSKVTLEIFSKLEQKWLYHCEGKKTRVLSIDGGGTSAIVCCAALVHLEDQIRARTGDSTAAIADFFDMVAGTGIGALVAAMLVADDGAGRPIFSARGAAKFVEENQAELFRAAGGGIFRRRTRFSGKSMDKVLKEAFRRDDGKIVTLKDTCKPLIVPCFDLNSAAPFVFSRADATESASFDFELWKVIRATSATPSFFKPFKLSSIDGKTSCLAVDGGLVMNNPTAAAVTHVLHNKRDFPSVTGVDDLLVLSIGNGPLTSPAKMKLTRGGDCSTGAVIGIALDGVSETIDQILGHAFCWNPNDYVRIQANGVGEAVLAERGVEALPFGGKRLLPETNGQRIGGLVQRLVVSGKSSLPPSPCKETAVSPLVNGR